One genomic window of Desulfuromonas sp. AOP6 includes the following:
- a CDS encoding cytochrome c family protein, which yields MKKGQTRWLLATLGIFFLLSAGGAAAQNEVFNVDRELYPYYPSLIKWNKSGAEFTEPETCAGCHPQQYEEWTGSVHALAFQDPVYQGELVLAVKAVGHNISRQCEGCHSPAGVVTGEIKGPGLKGLSPMALAGVSCDICHSVSGVTHWQTPSHEPENGSMILTPGVETLNGTTLIKRGPSAPEDGCGGGFHECEQSTLHQRADLCASCHQVYHYSAHYPLEATYLEWKHGPYAQRDILCQDCHMVDTPTFMRTADTFEKPQRGEYHHYFNGANYLLYHLARSAAEKSGNADLVKNLDHKFQMSVDRLKAAAELEISPIYGENALQEVKVRVKNMRAGHNLPTSLTNIREMWLEVTVKDEKGKTLYTSGGLDDKGSLRENTRVFNSEGADESFHFVVNPWEVTSFSKHDTIPPRGYKDVHYGVGGLVKEGRLDFEVRLRYRQADQKIAEKLLSSVPEDINLEEIYGLKAVPPLPVVDMASAKASIGVRP from the coding sequence ATGAAGAAGGGTCAAACAAGATGGCTTCTGGCGACTCTAGGGATATTTTTTCTCCTGAGTGCCGGTGGGGCCGCTGCGCAGAACGAGGTTTTTAACGTAGACAGGGAACTCTATCCTTATTATCCCTCTCTGATAAAGTGGAACAAGTCGGGAGCCGAATTCACGGAACCCGAAACCTGTGCAGGCTGTCATCCCCAGCAATATGAAGAGTGGACGGGGTCGGTGCACGCCTTGGCGTTTCAGGATCCTGTCTACCAGGGTGAACTGGTTCTGGCGGTGAAGGCGGTAGGGCACAACATTTCCAGGCAGTGTGAAGGCTGCCACTCCCCAGCCGGCGTCGTCACCGGCGAAATCAAGGGGCCGGGTCTGAAGGGCCTCAGTCCCATGGCTCTTGCCGGGGTCTCCTGCGACATCTGTCATTCCGTCAGCGGCGTGACCCACTGGCAGACACCCTCCCACGAACCGGAAAACGGCTCGATGATTCTGACTCCCGGCGTCGAAACCCTCAACGGCACTACCTTGATCAAGAGAGGGCCTTCGGCTCCTGAGGATGGTTGCGGCGGCGGTTTCCATGAATGTGAACAGTCGACTCTGCATCAGCGGGCCGATCTGTGCGCATCCTGTCACCAGGTCTATCACTACTCGGCCCATTATCCCCTGGAAGCGACCTACCTGGAGTGGAAACATGGCCCCTACGCCCAGAGAGACATTCTCTGCCAGGATTGTCACATGGTGGACACTCCGACCTTCATGCGCACCGCGGATACCTTTGAAAAGCCCCAGCGCGGTGAATATCACCACTATTTCAACGGCGCCAACTATCTGCTTTATCATCTGGCCCGGTCCGCGGCCGAGAAGAGCGGGAATGCAGACCTGGTGAAGAATCTCGATCACAAATTCCAGATGTCCGTCGATCGGCTCAAGGCCGCGGCCGAATTGGAAATCTCTCCCATCTATGGCGAAAATGCGCTGCAGGAAGTGAAAGTGAGGGTGAAAAACATGCGGGCCGGTCATAACCTGCCGACTTCTCTAACTAATATCCGTGAGATGTGGCTGGAAGTGACGGTGAAGGATGAAAAAGGAAAAACGCTCTACACCAGCGGCGGCCTGGACGATAAGGGTAGTCTGCGGGAAAATACCCGCGTCTTCAATTCGGAGGGGGCTGACGAAAGTTTCCATTTTGTCGTTAACCCCTGGGAGGTTACCTCTTTCTCCAAACATGACACCATTCCCCCCCGTGGATACAAGGATGTGCATTACGGGGTTGGTGGTTTGGTGAAAGAAGGCCGCCTCGATTTTGAGGTACGTCTGCGCTACCGTCAGGCAGACCAGAAGATAGCTGAAAAACTATTGAGCTCGGTCCCTGAAGACATCAACCTCGAAGAGATATATGGCCTTAAGGCGGTACCGCCGCTTCCCGTGGTTGACATGGCTTCAGCCAAAGCCAGCATCGGGGTGCGGCCATAG
- a CDS encoding DegQ family serine endoprotease — MKRTPFRLSWWLALIAILLFALPAAATPPDFVSLSQALKPAVVNINTSKTTQPRLPVMPGPGGPRDDFFNDFFNRFFQGHPNRPQKQRSLGSGFIISEDGYILTNDHVVSGADEIKVQLSDGRTFSATIKGLDPKIDLALLKIDTGADLPVVTLGSSDSLRVGEWVMAIGNPFGLEQTVTAGIVSAKGRVIGAGPYDDFIQTDASINPGNSGGPLFNASGEVVGINTAIVAGGQGIGFAIPIDLAKGIIPQLKEKGHVTRGWLGVSVQAVSEELAASFGLEKAQGALVTSVTKNSPADKAGMARGDIILSFDGQRVDNISDLPRLVASTPVNKSVPVKIFRDGKAKKLAVVVGLLEEEGAEQVAQGGESAQLGLSVADLTADNARRYGLEQTEGVLITAVAPEGPAAEANLRAGDLILEANGTSTPRVGVFKQIVAKTKKDEVIRLLVQRGEGFFYAPLKVR; from the coding sequence ATGAAAAGAACACCCTTTCGTCTCTCTTGGTGGCTGGCCCTCATCGCCATTCTGCTCTTCGCCCTGCCTGCAGCGGCCACACCTCCCGACTTCGTCAGCCTCTCCCAAGCTCTGAAGCCAGCTGTCGTCAACATCAACACCTCAAAGACCACCCAGCCGCGATTGCCGGTCATGCCCGGACCCGGCGGCCCCAGGGACGATTTTTTCAATGACTTCTTCAACCGCTTTTTTCAGGGGCATCCCAACAGGCCCCAGAAGCAGCGCTCCCTCGGTTCGGGCTTCATCATCTCGGAGGACGGCTACATTCTGACTAACGACCATGTCGTCAGCGGCGCCGACGAAATCAAGGTGCAGCTCAGTGACGGCCGCACCTTCTCGGCTACCATCAAGGGACTCGATCCCAAAATCGATCTGGCCCTGTTGAAGATCGACACCGGGGCCGACCTGCCGGTCGTCACCCTGGGCAGCAGTGACAGCCTGCGGGTAGGAGAATGGGTCATGGCCATCGGCAATCCCTTTGGTCTCGAACAGACCGTCACCGCCGGCATTGTCTCCGCCAAAGGGCGGGTGATCGGAGCGGGACCCTATGACGATTTCATCCAGACCGACGCTTCCATCAACCCCGGCAACTCCGGCGGTCCTCTCTTTAACGCCTCGGGGGAGGTTGTCGGCATCAACACCGCCATCGTCGCGGGCGGGCAAGGCATCGGTTTCGCCATTCCCATTGACCTCGCCAAAGGAATCATCCCCCAGCTCAAGGAAAAAGGCCACGTCACCCGGGGCTGGCTCGGCGTCTCTGTACAGGCTGTCTCCGAAGAACTGGCGGCATCCTTTGGCCTGGAAAAAGCCCAGGGGGCCCTGGTGACCAGCGTCACGAAGAATTCGCCGGCCGACAAGGCGGGCATGGCCCGTGGCGATATCATTCTTTCTTTCGATGGCCAGCGGGTTGACAACATCAGCGATCTGCCCCGACTCGTCGCTTCGACCCCTGTAAACAAGAGCGTCCCCGTGAAAATCTTCCGCGATGGCAAAGCCAAAAAACTCGCGGTCGTCGTTGGACTGCTTGAGGAGGAAGGCGCCGAGCAGGTGGCGCAAGGCGGCGAATCCGCCCAGCTCGGCCTTTCCGTCGCCGATCTTACCGCCGACAATGCGCGGCGTTATGGGCTGGAGCAGACCGAGGGTGTCCTCATCACCGCCGTGGCCCCCGAAGGGCCGGCAGCCGAAGCCAACCTGCGGGCCGGGGATCTCATCCTCGAAGCCAACGGTACCAGCACCCCGAGGGTAGGCGTCTTCAAGCAGATTGTGGCCAAGACCAAGAAGGATGAAGTCATCCGTCTTCTGGTCCAGCGTGGCGAAGGCTTTTTCTACGCGCCACTCAAAGTTCGTTAA